The Naumovozyma dairenensis CBS 421 chromosome 3, complete genome genome has a window encoding:
- the TFB1 gene encoding TFIIH/NER complex subunit TFB1 (similar to Saccharomyces cerevisiae TFB1 (YDR311W); ancestral locus Anc_5.336), whose product MSHSGAATFKKVSGIITINEDASPAELIWRSTDGDKTHTIILDGIDKLQATPVTSEKMMLRLMSKVDENKKVKDNEGNEAPPKPQTHMFSFNNRTVMDNIKTTLQLIISRYKDDELYEEKRKSDMANEKQISAPLINTAKLDDSLSKAKLLTNLKLQQSLLKNNKNLMKTFQETVIHSGLLADEFWSTRIPLLRAFALSTSQKIGPYNVLSTIKPVASSENKVNVNLSREKIYSIFENYPIVKKAYDDNVPKNFKEPEFWARFFSSKLFRKLRGEKIMQNDRGDVIIDRYLTLDQEYDRQDDIKLTHPVQKFIDIDGNKQDDPVKFGNKPDFTMQPGVDINGNNDGTVDILKGMNRLSEKMVMALETEYSRSTLQQEDPEKEERENLEIHDLNATYHADYALVHLKTRRDKETSSSTNDGDVVNKKGAFDSDAVKQEISTVLNSLINTLDLSKMIPDDSTSSEISKRINSAVKTNAKQAKHNTVDSLMGAFVGNRTDEIEASSTIPPDLLESCRILHSTCCEFLKHFYIHFQSGLAKRASTVKKLYNNLKDCMDKLKELFHDVRQGDSQEMAETCEAYLNPILHSITTAIKKYDSLLEQAS is encoded by the coding sequence ATGTCCCATTCAGGAGCAGCCACTTTCAAAAAAGTCTCTGGTATTATAACAATCAATGAGGATGCCTCACCTGCTGAACTAATATGGAGATCAACCGATGGGGATAAGACACATACAATCATTCTAGATGGTATTGATAAACTGCAAGCTACCCCTGTTACCAGTGAAAAGATGATGTTAAGATTAATGTCAAaagttgatgaaaataaaaaagtgAAAGACAATGAAGGTAATGAGGCTCCACCGAAACCTCAGACACATatgttttcatttaataataggACTGTCATGGATAATATCAAAACTACTTTACAGTTGATCATCTCCCGTTACAAAGATGATGAGTTATATgaagagaaaagaaaaagtgATATGGCAAACGAGAAGCAAATCTCAGCTCCTCTTATTAATACTGCTAAATTAGATGACTCTCTATCAAAAGCAAAACTATTAACGAATTTAAAATTACAACAATCTTTgctgaaaaataataagaatttaatgaaaactTTTCAGGAAACTGTTATACATTCTGGTTTACTTGCTGATGAATTTTGGTCAACGCGTATTCCTCTGTTGAGAGCCTTTGCATTATCAACCTCTCAAAAAATTGGGCCTTATAATGTCTTATCAACGATTAAACCTGTCGCATCTTCTGAAAACAAAGTTAACGTTAATCTATCAAGAGAGAAAATTTATAGTATTTTCGAAAATTATCCGATTGTAAAGAAAGCAtatgatgataatgttccaaaaaatttcaaagaacCGGAATTTTGGGCAAGATTTTTCtcttccaaattatttagaaaattGAGGGGTGAAAAAATCATGCAAAATGATAGAGGTGATGTAATTATTGATCGATATTTAACTCTTGATCAAGAATATGATAGACAAGATGATATCAAGCTAACTCATCCGgttcaaaaattcattgatattgatggGAATAAACAAGATGATCCTGTGAAATTTGGGAATAAACCTGATTTTACCATGCAGCCTGGTGTTGATATTAATGGGAATAACGATGGCACAGTCGATATATTAAAGGGAATGAATAGACTAAGTGAGAAAATGGTGATGGCTTTGGAAACAGAATATTCGAGGTCCACTCTGCAACAAGAAGATCCTGAAAAAGAGGAACGAGAAAACCTAGAGATACATGATTTGAATGCAACCTATCATGCAGATTATGCTTTGGTGCATTTGAAGACACGACGTGATAAAGAGACGAGCTCTTCCACAAATGACGGTGATGTAGTAAATAAGAAAGGTGCATTTGACTCTGATGCTGtcaaacaagaaatatCGACGGTTTTGAATTCTCTTATAAATACTTTGGATTTAAGTAAAATGATCCCAGATGATTCTACTAGTAGCGAAATCAGTAAGAGAATAAACAGCGCAGTTAAGACTAATGCAAAACAGGCAAAGCATAATACTGTGGACTCTTTGATGGGGGCATTTGTCGGGAATAGGACAGATGAAATAGAAGCTAGCTCGACGATACCGCCTGATCTTTTGGAAAGTTGTAGAATATTGCATAGTACGTGTTGTGAATTCTTGAAACATTTCTATATACATTTCCAAAGTGGTCTTGCCAAAAGAGCTTCTACAGTTAAGAAACTTTATAACAATTTGAAGGATTGTATGGATAAGctaaaagaattattcCACGATGTTCGTCAAGGAGATAGCCAAGAAATGGCCGAAACTTGTGAAGCATATTTGAATCCTATTCTCCATTCTATTACTACTgcaataaaaaaatatgacaGTTTACTTGAGCAAGCAAGTTGA
- the RRP45 gene encoding exosome non-catalytic core subunit RRP45 (similar to Saccharomyces cerevisiae RRP45 (YDR280W); ancestral locus Anc_5.289) — translation MAKEIEISNSESKFLLEALRQNYRLDGRSFSQFRDVKIAFGDEYGDVTIEMGKTKVHCRISCQITQPYEDRPFEGLFLISTENSPMAGPQFENGNNTNEDEVLIARIIEKAVRRSGALDIEGLCIVAGSKCWAVRADVHFLNCDGGFIDASCIAVMAGLLHFRKPDITVHGEQVIMHPVDEREPVPLGILHVPICVTFSFFNPMDTEENIKGDTNAEITIIDATLKEELLRDGVLTVTLNKNREVVQVSKAGGLPMDALSLMECCRKAYAITEEITDKITYVLKKDEKRRNKFADLLTSENARETS, via the coding sequence ATGGCGAAAGAAATAGAGATTTCCAATTCagaatcaaaatttttACTTGAAGCACTAAGGCAAAATTATAGACTTGATGGACGTTCATTTAGTCAATTTCGTGATGTTAAAATCGCATTTGGTGACGAATACGGTGATGTTACTATAGAAATGGGCAAAACTAAAGTTCACTGTAGAATCAGTTGTCAAATCACTCAACCATATGAAGATAGGCCATTTGAaggtttatttttaatatcgACCGAGAATTCTCCAATGGCTGGACcacaatttgaaaatgggAACAATACAAACGAAGATGAAGTGCTGATTgcaagaattattgaaaaagctGTGAGAAGATCAGGGGCTTTAGACATTGAAGGTTTATGTATTGTTGCGGGCAGTAAATGTTGGGCAGTTAGAGCAGACGttcatttcttgaattGCGATGGTGGATTTATCGATGCCTCGTGTATTGCGGTCATGGCCGGTCTACTGCATTTTAGGAAACCTGATATTACTGTCCACGGAGAACAGGTGATAATGCATCCCGTCGATGAAAGAGAACCTGTACCTTTAGGTATATTACATGTACCAATCTGTGTCACATTCTCCTTCTTCAATCCCATGGATACTGAAGAGAATATAAAAGGTGATACAAATGCAGAAATTACCATCATTGACGCCACATTAAAAGAAGAGCTGCTAAGAGATGGTGTTTTGACAGTaactttaaataaaaataggGAAGTAGTACAAGTCTCGAAGGCAGGTGGCCTTCCAATGGATGCATTATCTTTGATGGAATGTTGTCGTAAAGCGTACGCTATTACGGAGGAAATCACAGATAAAATCACGTACGTGTTAAAGAAGGATGAAAAACGCAGGAATAAGTTTGCTGATTTGCTTACTTCAGAAAATGCCCGTGAAACTTCATAA
- the RPP1 gene encoding RNA-binding RNA processing protein RPP1 (similar to Saccharomyces cerevisiae RPP1 (YHR062C); ancestral locus Anc_5.332) encodes MLVDLNVEWPQKSFKESIKPEDLERLRATLSTLYTLGYTHTALNFTVNHSDKFPNNVKDMNPMNIQELFGDFMKETGMKIYSRITLVIDDPSNGQSLSKISQAFDIIAALPISERGLTLATTNLEIDLLTFNYGQRLPTFLKHKSICSCVNRGVKVEVVYSHALRDIQSRRQYVQNVRSVIRSSRSRGIVISSGAQNSLECRNILGVSSLIKLLGLESDKCTKAMGQLASLVLLNGRLRNKSYKQTVAIGGGDSDVVNDLEGIDDNKNIKIVKRSLSPAEDKSGKKRKL; translated from the coding sequence ATGTTAGTGGATTTAAATGTTGAATGGCCACAAAAGTCCTTCAAAGAATCGATCAAACCAGAAGATCTAGAACGTCTTAGAGCTACACTATCTACTCTTTATACCTTGGGTTATACCCACACAGCGTTGAACTTTACAGTCAATCACAGCGATAAATTTCCTAACAATGTAAAGGATATGAATCCCATGAATATTCAAGAGTTGTTTGGTGATTTCATGAAGGAAACTGggatgaaaatttattcaagAATCACTCTAGTCATCGATGATCCATCAAATGGTCAATCTTTATCTAAAATTTCCCAAGCGTTCGATATTATTGCAGCATTACCGATTAGTGAACGTGGATTAACTTTAGCCACTACTAATcttgaaattgatttattgacATTCAACTACGGCCAACGATTACCAACTTTCCTGAAACATAAAAGTATTTGCAGTTGCGTCAATAGAGGGGTGAAAGTGGAGGTTGTATATTCTCACGCGTTAAGGGACATTCAATCAAGAAGGCAATATGTGCAAAATGTTAGAAGTGTTATAAGAAGTTCAAGATCAAGAGGGATTGTGATTAGCAGTGGTGCTCAGAATTCTCTAGAATGTAGAAACATCCTTGGTGTTTCCAGCTTGATTAAATTGCTTGGTTTAGAGAGCGATAAATGTACCAAAGCTATGGGTCAACTAGCGTCACTGGTCTTACTTAATGGACgattaagaaataaaagttATAAGCAAACAGTTGCTATTGGAGGCGGTGACTCAGATGTCGTCAATGATTTGGAAGGTATAGATGACAATAAGAATATCAAAATCGTAAAAAGATCTCTATCTCCTGCTGAAGACAAATCAGgtaaaaaaaggaaattataA
- the NDAI0C02060 gene encoding uncharacterized protein (similar to Saccharomyces cerevisiae SUM1 (YDR310C); ancestral locus Anc_5.333), which produces MVDASGTHAVETESKPNLSSMSNACGRNGISAVAMPIALADLPIQSQMSVLNKKLDIISKRCDRIEGMIFTRDDTTLSSVNDLFTIVQTLLNTQAILEEEMNNLQETKTKIDMRAIKRLEKIYTELPASNSEAKQNNQDNKQQYMDSNGEANEIDKRASNTNANITMDANHTTESEISDESIEVLGEQSPLHSTIIPTTINLSENALTPGTKMLVGTNCAQCLKAKTPSFISNGSDIFRNTTSANEGSERQGCSVPSENISESSPGTDNKTSTQSKNTSPRSIKEVALSSNQQLYYEKLKEKWASNSKIERKVTQEAPSVSEKKANNVRGLDSINKQYKAPTSREHSNGIAGSQISNDSKTVPSVLTGCNNSTTTSTSTYSKVAENESIQASPVMGSVLKEDESAAFEGEEIMNLPTIAAQRASHLHDKEASSPKRTKELILTIPKVNKAPLFEEKFGEETGKSPDKNVPTILTFNTNHLDGKNLTVKLQAKAKEINEEEKKILKNINFQQLKRITVKYKDETKVIIPINTTSKSRPSMKESSPTQYCPPLKEASPSRQSKSPSPLSVKDKLVSPKKGLIPSQLPSYTEKPLITWRKQEVPPERELFTFDGRYYVDKESKKMVTASTFVDTHYTWLKKTAKPSTQKDKITTVPMSAMIRDESLDATHVLGKCIMDKHYLHTLEFFFLEFIWEDRLIQLGLEVEDDPKTVNFHYLLFSTIVHWRDAARKERGLESYTILHAVKELEHFRLALKKSVSWFYRNTILVEDLLNTYLEQPDVNWMYSDKQALPILNRDGLNENNINEALESALGITKANDRSKISKGKSSHPLLQT; this is translated from the coding sequence ATGGTAGATGCTTCTGGCACTCATGCAGTAGAAACTGAGAGCAAACCCAATTTATCGTCAATGTCAAATGCATGCGGTCGAAATGGAATAAGCGCTGTGGCAATGCCCATCGCTCTAGCAGACCTTCCTATTCAAAGCCAAATGTCGGTTCTGAATAAGAAGCTTGATATCATCTCAAAAAGATGTGATAGAATTGAAGGTATGATTTTTACTAGAGATGACACCACTTTATCTTCGGTGAATGATCTTTTCACAATTGTGCAAACATTATTGAATACACAGGCCATTCTCGAAGAAGAGATGAATAATCTCCaggaaacaaaaacaaaaattgataTGAGAGCTATTAAGCGATTAGAAAAGATCTACACGGAATTACCGGCAAGCAATTCTGAAGCAAAGCAAAATAATCAGGACaataaacaacaatacaTGGATTCCAATGGTGAAGCCAATGAAATTGACAAGCGTGCCTCCAACACGAATGCCAATATAACTATGGATGCTAATCATACAACCGAATCAGAAATATCCGACGAAAGTATAGAGGTGCTAGGAGAGCAGTCTCCACTGCATTCAACCATAATACCTACCACTATAAATTTATCGGAAAATGCGTTGACCCCAGGAACTAAGATGTTGGTTGGAACAAATTGTGCACAATGCTTGAAAGCAAAAACTCCGAGCTTTATCTCCAATGGCAGTGACATATTTAGAAATACTACAAGCGCCAATGAGGGATCAGAGAGACAAGGTTGTTCTGTCCCAAGTGAAAATATCTCTGAATCTTCACCAGGTACTGATAACAAAACATCTACTCAATCAAAAAATACAAGCCCACGTAGCATCAAGGAGGTGGCTCTTAGTAGTAACCAACAATTATATTACGAAAAGTTGAAGGAGAAATGGGCATCGAACTCAAAGATTGAAAGAAAAGTAACACAAGAGGCCCCCTCAGTAAGTGAGAAAAAAGCTAATAATGTACGGGGATTAGATTCcataaataaacaatataaGGCTCCAACTTCCAGAGAACACAGTAATGGGATTGCGGGCTCCCAAATCTCTAATGACAGTAAAACCGTGCCGAGTGTACTGACTGGTTGCAATAATTCGACTACTACCTCGACTTCGACGTATAGCAAAGTTGCTGAGAATGAGTCTATCCAGGCCAGTCCTGTAATGGGATCTGTACTTAAAGAAGATGAGTCTGCGGCTTTTGAAGGagaagaaataatgaatttaccTACTATTGCAGCACAGAGAGCATCTCATTTACATGATAAAGAGGCTTCTTCTCCAAAGAGGACGAAGGAACTAATACTTACCATTCCTAAGGTCAATAAAGCTCCCTTATTCGAGGAAAAATTCGGTGAAGAAACGGGCAAGTCGCCAGATAAAAATGTGCCAACTATTTTAACTTTCAATACTAACCATTTAGATGGAAAGAACTTGACAGTAAAATTACAAGCAAAAGCGAAGGAAATCAACGAAGaggagaagaagatattaaaaaatataaatttccAACAACTAAAAAGAATCACCGTGAAGTATAAAGACGAAACCAAAGTCATCATACCTATCAATACGACGAGCAAGAGCCGGCCATCCATGAAGGAGAGCTCACCAACACAATACTGCCCACCTCTCAAGGAAGCTTCACCCTCAAGACAAAGTAAATCCCCGTCACCATTATCGGTGAAAGATAAGTTAGTATCGCCGAAGAAGGGTCTGATACCGTCACAACTCCCAAGCTACACCGAGAAACCGCTTATTACATGGAGGAAACAGGAAGTACCGCCAGAGCGAGAACTGTTCACATTTGATGGACGGTATTATGTAGATAAAGAAAGTAAGAAAATGGTTACAGCGTCGACATTTGTCGATACGCATTACACCTGGCTTAAAAAAACTGCAAAACCTTCGACTCAGAAAGACAAAATAACAACTGTCCCAATGTCTGCAATGATAAGAGATGAAAGTCTTGATGCTACACATGTTTTAGGTAAATGCATCATGGATAAGCATTATCTTCATACGttggaatttttctttctggAATTTATCTGGGAAGATCGTCTTATTCAATTGGGGCTGGAAGTGGAGGATGATCCGAAGACAGTTAACttccattatttattattttccacTATAGTCCACTGGAGAGATGCTGCCCGAAAGGAAAGAGGCCTAGAGAGCTATACAATTTTACATGCCGTTAAGGAACTGGAACATTTTAGATTGGCTCTCAAAAAATCTGTATCATGGTTTTACAGGAACACAATTTTGGTAGAGGACCTTCTAAATACATACCTTGAACAACCTGATGTGAATTGGATGTATTCGGATAAACAAGCGTTGCCTATTTTGAACAGAGACGGTCTGAATGAGAATAATATAAATGAGGCTCTAGAATCAGCCCTTGGTATAACCAAAGCAAATGATAGATCGAAGATAAGTAAGGGAAAGAGTTCTCATCCGCTTCTCCAGACATGA